In Clostridium sporogenes, one genomic interval encodes:
- a CDS encoding DnaD domain-containing protein produces MAGEGKGWISLYRSIQDHWLWQEKPFSKGQAWLDLLLSANHKENKFLLGNELLQVERGSFITSELKLMEKWGWSKSKVRNFLDLLKDDNMIIKVSDKKKTTITIVNYELYQELRTTEELQKDHARTTKEPCKDTNNNDNNVNNDNKYINNKEEVNPMEVYQNNIYPMPGVIEIEGINSWSNNLGNELVIYAINIAAKSNVRKWNFIEKILIDWDKNGIKTLVQAKAYSENRKKKGGQKQNGYSSPNTDEQQRLTAEGIGI; encoded by the coding sequence ATGGCAGGAGAAGGCAAAGGCTGGATAAGTTTATATAGAAGTATACAAGATCATTGGTTGTGGCAAGAGAAGCCTTTTAGTAAAGGACAGGCATGGTTAGACCTTCTCTTGTCAGCTAACCATAAAGAAAATAAGTTTTTATTAGGAAATGAACTTTTGCAAGTTGAGCGAGGCAGTTTCATCACTTCTGAACTTAAATTAATGGAGAAATGGGGATGGAGTAAAAGCAAAGTAAGAAACTTTTTAGATTTACTCAAAGATGACAACATGATAATAAAAGTTAGTGATAAAAAAAAGACCACTATAACCATAGTGAATTACGAGCTTTACCAAGAATTAAGAACCACAGAAGAACTACAAAAAGACCATGCAAGAACCACAAAAGAACCATGCAAAGACACAAACAATAATGATAATAATGTTAATAATGATAATAAGTATATAAATAATAAAGAAGAAGTAAATCCAATGGAAGTATATCAAAACAATATATACCCTATGCCAGGAGTAATAGAAATAGAAGGTATAAATAGTTGGAGCAATAATTTAGGAAATGAACTTGTTATATATGCGATAAATATAGCAGCTAAATCAAATGTTAGAAAGTGGAACTTTATAGAAAAGATTCTTATAGATTGGGATAAAAATGGAATAAAAACTTTAGTCCAGGCAAAAGCATATTCTGAAAACAGAAAAAAGAAAGGAGGACAAAAGCAAAATGGATACAGTAGCCCAAATACTGATGAACAACAACGACTTACAGCCGAAGGTATTGGAATATAG
- a CDS encoding ATP-binding protein has product MNNNDLQPKVLEYRIKTCDNCGEPVEKIINLLGKERIVPIMCSCKKEKYEVKRIEEENKEKQLRLKKIIKNSLIDEKFKNSRFNNWDFSKGIKKMYNIGFKYAAKFSEMKKESVGLLIYGDPGNGKTHTTACIANELIDKMIPVICVNIDGLLNRIKETYNTWGKEGEETILKSLSNADLLIIDDLGTEQDTDWAKSKIYNILDSRYRNGLPLIVTTNLPLAELENRYEKRTYDRLLEMCTPVFNDGKSIRVEKAKEKTQILKELLG; this is encoded by the coding sequence ATGAACAACAACGACTTACAGCCGAAGGTATTGGAATATAGAATAAAAACTTGTGACAATTGTGGTGAACCAGTAGAAAAAATAATTAATTTGCTAGGTAAAGAAAGAATTGTTCCTATAATGTGTTCATGTAAAAAAGAAAAATATGAAGTTAAAAGAATTGAAGAAGAAAATAAAGAAAAGCAATTAAGATTAAAAAAGATTATTAAAAATAGTTTAATAGATGAAAAATTTAAGAATAGCAGGTTTAACAACTGGGATTTTAGTAAAGGCATAAAGAAAATGTATAATATAGGCTTTAAATATGCAGCAAAATTTTCTGAAATGAAAAAAGAATCGGTAGGGTTATTAATTTATGGTGATCCTGGTAATGGTAAAACTCATACAACAGCATGCATAGCAAATGAACTAATAGATAAAATGATTCCTGTTATATGTGTAAATATAGATGGTTTACTAAATAGGATCAAAGAAACATATAACACATGGGGCAAAGAAGGGGAAGAAACTATATTAAAGAGTTTAAGTAATGCAGACTTATTAATTATAGATGATTTAGGAACAGAGCAAGATACAGATTGGGCTAAAAGTAAAATATATAACATTTTAGATAGTAGATACAGAAATGGATTACCACTTATAGTTACAACAAATTTACCTCTTGCAGAACTTGAAAATAGATATGAAAAAAGAACTTATGATAGGCTCTTAGAAATGTGTACTCCAGTATTTAATGATGGAAAAAGTATAAGAGTAGAAAAGGCTAAAGAGAAAACACAAATATTAAAAGAATTATTAGGTTAG
- a CDS encoding AbrB/MazE/SpoVT family DNA-binding domain-containing protein, translating into MKSTGIVRKVDELGRIVIPKELRRTLNLEEGDGLEIYTEGEQIILKKYEPSCIFCGEAKEVINFKGKNICKICLKELGK; encoded by the coding sequence ATGAAATCAACTGGAATTGTAAGAAAAGTAGACGAGTTAGGAAGGATAGTAATACCTAAAGAATTAAGAAGAACTTTAAATTTAGAGGAAGGTGATGGACTAGAAATTTACACAGAAGGAGAGCAAATAATTCTAAAGAAGTACGAGCCATCTTGTATATTCTGTGGAGAAGCTAAAGAGGTTATAAACTTTAAAGGTAAAAATATTTGTAAAATCTGTTTAAAGGAGTTGGGGAAATAG